From Drosophila nasuta strain 15112-1781.00 chromosome X, ASM2355853v1, whole genome shotgun sequence, one genomic window encodes:
- the LOC132795881 gene encoding uncharacterized protein LOC132795881, which translates to MAQIRHPKSHVNNYKLCCKSSVIAILQKLKPYINERCAEYFCEDREDQNQEMYQGGALLLNQMEKKDPMMNLWQKPTIHRSKSSLTMLSESSTIKETTAIGDMRSEYSDTNSTLRCSDSTNAVKDFRKFNPIWLKIGQLQTANLNERIQHLFIASKFKLPLPQCAIVRPPPRRGNRIEIDLVAFEQIFGGSMNLFTFNARLQSNQKRNPFHACNREL; encoded by the exons ATGGCTCAAATTCGC CATCCAAAGAGCCATGTGAACAACTATAAATTGTGTTGCAAGAGTTCGGTTATTGCAATTCTGCAGAAGCTAAAGCCATATATCAATGAACGATGTGCTGAATATTTTTGTGAAGATCGCGAGGATCAAAATCAAGAAATGTACCAAGGCGGAGCATTGTTGCTCAATCAAATGGAGAAGAAAGATCCGATGATGAACCTTTGGCAAAAACCAACTATCCACAGATCGAAGTCAAGTCTGACGATGCTTAGCGAAAGCAGCACGATCAAGGAGACAACTGCGATCGGTGATATGCGAAGCGAATACTCAGATACCAACTCAACTCTG CGTTGCTCTGACTCCACGAATGCTGTCAAAGATTTTCGAAAGTTTAATCCGATTTGGTTAAAAATCGGGCAACTGCAGActgcaaatttaaatgaacGTATTCAGCATTTATTCATTGCcagcaaattcaaattgcctTTGCCACAGTGTGCGATTGTGCGTCCGCCACCTCGACGTGGAAATCGCATTGAAATTGATCTCGTTGCATTCGAACAGATCTTTGGAGGATCCATGAATCTCTTCACTTTCAATGCCAGACTCCAAAGCAATCAAAAAAGGAATCCATTTCACGCCTGCAATAGAGAACTCTGA